From one Halothece sp. PCC 7418 genomic stretch:
- a CDS encoding RtcB family protein: protein MIRKQDLHRLDHYLWEIPTSFHPEMKIPVWIFADEELMEAALGDLSITQAVNVACLPSLVGHIAVMPDVHQGYGMPIGGVMASQLPDGIISPGAVGYDINCGVRVLASQIHYQSAIPYLHDLAKTLYHNCPSGVGRGGSLPLSPKEFSEVCREGARWDLAQGYAIPEDLERTEEFGCLEGADPTQASKRAKQRGKDQLGTLGAGNHFLEVDVVEDVFDPEAAAVMGLEKGCLAVQIHCGSRGFGHQICTDYVQDFQKAVLNYGIQLPDRELVCAPLNSPEGEGYLTAMKAAANFAFANRQALAYHARRSFEAVFGAQADYPPLRQVYDIAHNMAKIETHVIGGEEMTVCVHRKGATRAFGPGFVGLPPEYRPFGQPVLVPGSMGTESWILLGTPTNEKLSFGSSCHGAGRVMSRRQAKRTIRGDRLREQLEKDGIAICAGSMPGLAEEAPQAYKNVNRVVETVSQAGIARKVARLHPVAVIKG, encoded by the coding sequence CAGCCCTCGGTGATTTATCCATTACCCAAGCGGTTAATGTTGCTTGTTTACCGAGTTTAGTGGGGCATATCGCGGTCATGCCTGATGTTCACCAAGGATACGGAATGCCCATTGGTGGGGTGATGGCTTCCCAACTCCCAGACGGAATTATTTCGCCAGGAGCCGTGGGTTATGATATCAACTGCGGGGTCAGGGTTTTAGCGTCTCAAATTCACTACCAGAGTGCGATTCCCTATTTACATGATTTAGCAAAAACGTTATATCACAATTGTCCCAGTGGGGTTGGTCGAGGCGGTAGTTTACCCTTATCACCCAAAGAATTTAGTGAAGTTTGTCGAGAAGGGGCGCGTTGGGATCTCGCTCAAGGCTACGCAATTCCAGAAGATTTAGAGCGAACAGAAGAATTTGGCTGCTTAGAAGGGGCAGATCCGACACAAGCCAGTAAACGGGCAAAACAACGCGGAAAAGACCAGTTAGGAACTCTCGGTGCAGGGAATCATTTTCTGGAAGTGGATGTAGTTGAGGACGTTTTTGATCCCGAAGCAGCAGCAGTCATGGGTTTAGAAAAAGGCTGTCTGGCAGTACAAATTCACTGTGGTTCTCGCGGATTTGGACATCAAATTTGTACTGATTATGTGCAAGATTTTCAAAAGGCAGTCCTCAATTATGGAATTCAATTACCAGATCGAGAATTGGTTTGTGCGCCGTTGAATTCTCCAGAAGGGGAAGGCTATTTAACTGCCATGAAAGCAGCAGCTAATTTTGCTTTTGCCAACCGTCAAGCCCTGGCTTATCATGCCCGCCGTAGTTTTGAAGCCGTCTTTGGTGCTCAAGCAGACTATCCGCCCCTGCGTCAAGTTTATGATATTGCCCATAACATGGCAAAAATTGAAACTCATGTCATTGGTGGGGAAGAAATGACGGTTTGTGTCCATCGTAAAGGGGCAACGCGAGCGTTTGGTCCGGGATTTGTCGGATTACCCCCTGAATATCGCCCCTTTGGGCAACCGGTGCTTGTTCCGGGTTCTATGGGAACGGAAAGTTGGATTCTTTTAGGCACTCCAACCAATGAAAAACTTTCTTTTGGATCAAGCTGTCATGGGGCGGGGCGCGTCATGAGTCGTCGTCAGGCAAAACGCACGATTCGCGGGGATCGCTTGCGGGAACAACTCGAAAAAGACGGTATTGCCATCTGTGCCGGTTCCATGCCTGGACTGGCGGAAGAAGCCCCACAAGCCTATAAAAATGTGAATCGAGTGGTGGAAACGGTCAGTCAAGCGGGAATTGCTCGGAAAGTGGCTCGGTTACATCCCGTTGCTGTGATTAAAGGTTAG